Proteins encoded together in one Benincasa hispida cultivar B227 chromosome 1, ASM972705v1, whole genome shotgun sequence window:
- the LOC120087538 gene encoding G-type lectin S-receptor-like serine/threonine-protein kinase At5g24080 isoform X3 has product MAVGRANSLFLAFAFAWLIRACMAGQIGFRSRLLASDRNQVWFSDNGTFAFGFSPVSSSGGNVGDRFLLAIWFAELPGDRTVIWSANSSSALRLSDHVSFLSQSFTYRNSPVSKNAIVELDGTGNLVLTNDGSAAVWSSNTSGDGAEFAVMSESGNFILFNAERSPVWQSFSHPSDTLLPNQPLSVSLELTTSKSPSHGGYYTLKMLQQRTTLKLALTFNLPESYEGLPESYANYSYWSAPEISNVTGEVIAVLDEGGSFGVVYGDSSNGAVYVYKNDNDNGGLSASTNQSIRNVRTQVVRRLTLESNGNLRLYRWDDDVNGSRQWVPEWAAVSNPCDIAGICGNGICYLDKSKTNASCSCLPGTFKDNGGSQCFENSSSVGKCGGQNHQSPSTQYRISPVQQTNYYYSEFSVIANYSDINTVSKCGDACLTDCECVASVYGLDDEKPYCWVLRSLDFGGFEDAGSTLFVKVKSNGSIPEANGPGAEGDSSGSAKEKATVRTNNFSEVLGTGGFGSVYKGSLGDGTLVAVKKLDRVFPHGEKEFITEVNTIGSMHHMNLVRLCGYCSEGSHRLLVYEFMKNGSLDKWIFPTHHNQDRILDWSTRFHVAVGTAQGIAYFHEQCRNRIIHCDIKPENILLDENFCPKVSDFGLAKLMGREHSHVVTMVRGTRGYLAPEWVSNRPITVKADVYSYGMLLLEIVGGRRNLDMSFDAEDFFYPGWAYKEMRNGTHFKVADRRLEGAVEEEELMRALKVAFWCIQDEVVTRPTMGDIVRMLEGSMEVDMPPMPQTVVELVEEGLDQVYRAMKRDINQSSSFTINSHPSSSLATCSHSTISPR; this is encoded by the exons ATGGCTGTAGGCCGTGCCAATTCTTTGTTTTTGGCTTTCGCTTTTGCATGGCTCATTAGGGCTTGCATGGCCGGTCAAATTGGTTTTAGATCGAGGTTGCTAGCTAGTGATCGAAATCAAGTGTGGTTTTCTGATAATGGCACATTTGCATTTGGATTTAGTCCGGTGAGTAGTAGCGGTGGCAACGTCGGTGACCGATTTCTACTTGCCATTTGGTTTGCGGAGCTTCCGGGGGATCGAACTGTAATTTGGTCGGCTAATAG TTCCTCTGCTCTTCGTTTAAGCGACCatgtttcatttctttctcaATCATTTACTTATAGAAACTCTCCAGTCTCCAAGAATGCGATTGTGGAACTCGACGGCACCGGGAACCTCGTCCTCACCAACGACGGCAGCGCCGCCGTCTGGTCCTCCAACACCTCTGGAGATGGAGCAGAGTTTGCTGTCATGTCGGAATCCGGAAATTTCATTCTCTTCAACGCTGAACGAAGCCCTGTTTGGCAGAGCTTTTCACACCCTTCTGATACCCTTCTCCCAAATCAACCTCTATCAGTCTCTTTAGAGCTCACAACATCCAAATCCCCTTCCCATGGCGGATATTATACCCTAAAAATGCTCCAACAACGCACCACTCTCAAACTCGCCTTGACATTCAATTTGCCTGAAAGTTACGAGGGTTTGCCTGAATCTTACGCAAATTACTCATACTGGTCGGCCCCTGAAATTTCCAATGTAACGGGGGAAGTCATCGCTGTTTTAGACGAAGGTGGAAGCTTCGGTGTTGTGTATGGGGACTCCTCTAATGGTGCGGTTTATGTTTACAAAAACGATAACGATAATGGCGGATTATCGGCATCGACAAATCAGTCTATTCGTAATGTACGGACACAAGTTGTTCGACGATTGACCTTAGAGAGTAATGGGAACTTGCGTTTGTATCGATGGGATGATGATGTTAATGGGTCTCGTCAATGGGTGCCGGAATGGGCGGCGGTTTCAAATCCTTGTGATATTGCTGGAATTTGTGGAAATGGGATTTGCTATTTGGATAAAAGCAAGACGAATGCGTCTTGTTCTTGCTTGCCGGGGACTTTCAAGGACAACGGCGGCAGCCAATGCTTTGAAAATTCATCGTCGGTTGGGAAATGCGGTGGCCAAAATCATCAATCTCCCTCGACTCAGTACAGGATTTCTCCTGTTCAGCAAACAAATTACTATTATTCTGAGTTCTCTGTAATTGCAAATTACAGCGATATCAACACAGTATCGAAATGTGGTGATGCTTGCTTAACTGATTGTGAGTGTGTTGCTTCTGTTTATGGGCTTGACGATGAGAAGCCTTACTGTTGGGTGTTGAGAAGCTTAGATTTCGGTGGATTTGAGGATGCTGGTTCGACTCTCTTTGTGAAGGTCAAGTCTAATGGCTCAATACCAGAAGCCAACGGGCCAGGAGCTGAAGGAGATTCTTCAGGAAGTGCTAAAGAAAAGGCTACG GTCCGGACGAACAATTTCTCCGAGGTTCTTGGAACAG gGGGATTTGGTAGTGTATATAAAGGAAGCCTTGGAGATGGGACTCTGGTAGCTGTGAAGAAACTTGACAGAGTTTTCCCTCATGGAGAGAAGGAGTTTATAACCGAAGTTAACACAATTGGATCTATGCATCACATGAACTTGGTTCGGCTCTGCGGATACTGCTCAGAAGGATCGCATAG GCTTTTAGTTTATGAGTTTATGAAAAATGGGTCATTGGACAAGTGGATATTTCCAACGCATCATAATCAAGACAGAATTTTAGATTGGTCGACTCGGTTTCACGTAGCTGTTGGCACAGCACAAGGGATTGCTTATTTCCATGAGCAATGCAGGAATAGGATCATACACTGTGATATCAAGCCAGAAAACATTCTATTGGATGAAAACTTTTGTCCCAAAGTTTCAGACTTTGGTCTGGCTAAGCTGATGGGAAGAGAGCACTCACATGTTGTAACAATGGTGAGAGGGACAAGAGGATATTTGGCTCCAGAGTGGGTTAGTAATCGCCCAATCACTGTTAAAGCCGATGTTTATAGCTATGGAATGCTTCTCTTGGAGATTGTTGGTGGCAGGAGAAACCTTGATATGTCTTTTGATGCTGAAGACTTCTTCTATCCTGGTTGGGCTTACAAG GAGATGAGGAATGGGACGCATTTCAAAGTTGCAGACAGGCGACTAGAGGGTGCAGTGGAGGAAGAAGAGCTTATGAGAGCATTGAAAGTTGCATTTTGGTGCATTCAAGATGAAGTTGTCACAAGACCGACGATGGGCGACATCGTGAGGATGTTGGAAGGATCGATGGAAGTTGACATGCCGCCAATGCCACAGACAGTGGTGGAGCTGGTTGAGGAAGGATTGGATCAAGTCTATAGAGCCATGAAAAGAGACATCAACCAGTCAAGTTCCTTCACCATTAATAGCCATCCTTCATCTTCTTTGGCTACCTGCAGTCATTCCACAATCTCTCCAAGATAG
- the LOC120087538 gene encoding G-type lectin S-receptor-like serine/threonine-protein kinase At5g24080 isoform X1 gives MAVGRANSLFLAFAFAWLIRACMAGQIGFRSRLLASDRNQVWFSDNGTFAFGFSPVSSSGGNVGDRFLLAIWFAELPGDRTVIWSANSSSALRLSDHVSFLSQSFTYRNSPVSKNAIVELDGTGNLVLTNDGSAAVWSSNTSGDGAEFAVMSESGNFILFNAERSPVWQSFSHPSDTLLPNQPLSVSLELTTSKSPSHGGYYTLKMLQQRTTLKLALTFNLPESYEGLPESYANYSYWSAPEISNVTGEVIAVLDEGGSFGVVYGDSSNGAVYVYKNDNDNGGLSASTNQSIRNVRTQVVRRLTLESNGNLRLYRWDDDVNGSRQWVPEWAAVSNPCDIAGICGNGICYLDKSKTNASCSCLPGTFKDNGGSQCFENSSSVGKCGGQNHQSPSTQYRISPVQQTNYYYSEFSVIANYSDINTVSKCGDACLTDCECVASVYGLDDEKPYCWVLRSLDFGGFEDAGSTLFVKVKSNGSIPEANGPGAEGDSSGSAKEKATVIPIVLSMAFLIGLLCLLLYYNVHRRRAMKRAMENSLILSGAPMSFTHRDLQVRTNNFSEVLGTGGFGSVYKGSLGDGTLVAVKKLDRVFPHGEKEFITEVNTIGSMHHMNLVRLCGYCSEGSHRLLVYEFMKNGSLDKWIFPTHHNQDRILDWSTRFHVAVGTAQGIAYFHEQCRNRIIHCDIKPENILLDENFCPKVSDFGLAKLMGREHSHVVTMVRGTRGYLAPEWVSNRPITVKADVYSYGMLLLEIVGGRRNLDMSFDAEDFFYPGWAYKEMRNGTHFKVADRRLEGAVEEEELMRALKVAFWCIQDEVVTRPTMGDIVRMLEGSMEVDMPPMPQTVVELVEEGLDQVYRAMKRDINQSSSFTINSHPSSSLATCSHSTISPR, from the exons ATGGCTGTAGGCCGTGCCAATTCTTTGTTTTTGGCTTTCGCTTTTGCATGGCTCATTAGGGCTTGCATGGCCGGTCAAATTGGTTTTAGATCGAGGTTGCTAGCTAGTGATCGAAATCAAGTGTGGTTTTCTGATAATGGCACATTTGCATTTGGATTTAGTCCGGTGAGTAGTAGCGGTGGCAACGTCGGTGACCGATTTCTACTTGCCATTTGGTTTGCGGAGCTTCCGGGGGATCGAACTGTAATTTGGTCGGCTAATAG TTCCTCTGCTCTTCGTTTAAGCGACCatgtttcatttctttctcaATCATTTACTTATAGAAACTCTCCAGTCTCCAAGAATGCGATTGTGGAACTCGACGGCACCGGGAACCTCGTCCTCACCAACGACGGCAGCGCCGCCGTCTGGTCCTCCAACACCTCTGGAGATGGAGCAGAGTTTGCTGTCATGTCGGAATCCGGAAATTTCATTCTCTTCAACGCTGAACGAAGCCCTGTTTGGCAGAGCTTTTCACACCCTTCTGATACCCTTCTCCCAAATCAACCTCTATCAGTCTCTTTAGAGCTCACAACATCCAAATCCCCTTCCCATGGCGGATATTATACCCTAAAAATGCTCCAACAACGCACCACTCTCAAACTCGCCTTGACATTCAATTTGCCTGAAAGTTACGAGGGTTTGCCTGAATCTTACGCAAATTACTCATACTGGTCGGCCCCTGAAATTTCCAATGTAACGGGGGAAGTCATCGCTGTTTTAGACGAAGGTGGAAGCTTCGGTGTTGTGTATGGGGACTCCTCTAATGGTGCGGTTTATGTTTACAAAAACGATAACGATAATGGCGGATTATCGGCATCGACAAATCAGTCTATTCGTAATGTACGGACACAAGTTGTTCGACGATTGACCTTAGAGAGTAATGGGAACTTGCGTTTGTATCGATGGGATGATGATGTTAATGGGTCTCGTCAATGGGTGCCGGAATGGGCGGCGGTTTCAAATCCTTGTGATATTGCTGGAATTTGTGGAAATGGGATTTGCTATTTGGATAAAAGCAAGACGAATGCGTCTTGTTCTTGCTTGCCGGGGACTTTCAAGGACAACGGCGGCAGCCAATGCTTTGAAAATTCATCGTCGGTTGGGAAATGCGGTGGCCAAAATCATCAATCTCCCTCGACTCAGTACAGGATTTCTCCTGTTCAGCAAACAAATTACTATTATTCTGAGTTCTCTGTAATTGCAAATTACAGCGATATCAACACAGTATCGAAATGTGGTGATGCTTGCTTAACTGATTGTGAGTGTGTTGCTTCTGTTTATGGGCTTGACGATGAGAAGCCTTACTGTTGGGTGTTGAGAAGCTTAGATTTCGGTGGATTTGAGGATGCTGGTTCGACTCTCTTTGTGAAGGTCAAGTCTAATGGCTCAATACCAGAAGCCAACGGGCCAGGAGCTGAAGGAGATTCTTCAGGAAGTGCTAAAGAAAAGGCTACGGTAATTCCTATTGTTCTGAGTATGGCTTTTCTGATTGGGCTGCTGTGTCTGTTGTTATATTATAATGTTCATAGAAGAAGAGCTATGAAGAGAGCCATGGAGAACTCTCTCATCTTGTCTGGTGCTCCCATGAGTTTTACCCACCGTGATTTGCAGGTCCGGACGAACAATTTCTCCGAGGTTCTTGGAACAG gGGGATTTGGTAGTGTATATAAAGGAAGCCTTGGAGATGGGACTCTGGTAGCTGTGAAGAAACTTGACAGAGTTTTCCCTCATGGAGAGAAGGAGTTTATAACCGAAGTTAACACAATTGGATCTATGCATCACATGAACTTGGTTCGGCTCTGCGGATACTGCTCAGAAGGATCGCATAG GCTTTTAGTTTATGAGTTTATGAAAAATGGGTCATTGGACAAGTGGATATTTCCAACGCATCATAATCAAGACAGAATTTTAGATTGGTCGACTCGGTTTCACGTAGCTGTTGGCACAGCACAAGGGATTGCTTATTTCCATGAGCAATGCAGGAATAGGATCATACACTGTGATATCAAGCCAGAAAACATTCTATTGGATGAAAACTTTTGTCCCAAAGTTTCAGACTTTGGTCTGGCTAAGCTGATGGGAAGAGAGCACTCACATGTTGTAACAATGGTGAGAGGGACAAGAGGATATTTGGCTCCAGAGTGGGTTAGTAATCGCCCAATCACTGTTAAAGCCGATGTTTATAGCTATGGAATGCTTCTCTTGGAGATTGTTGGTGGCAGGAGAAACCTTGATATGTCTTTTGATGCTGAAGACTTCTTCTATCCTGGTTGGGCTTACAAG GAGATGAGGAATGGGACGCATTTCAAAGTTGCAGACAGGCGACTAGAGGGTGCAGTGGAGGAAGAAGAGCTTATGAGAGCATTGAAAGTTGCATTTTGGTGCATTCAAGATGAAGTTGTCACAAGACCGACGATGGGCGACATCGTGAGGATGTTGGAAGGATCGATGGAAGTTGACATGCCGCCAATGCCACAGACAGTGGTGGAGCTGGTTGAGGAAGGATTGGATCAAGTCTATAGAGCCATGAAAAGAGACATCAACCAGTCAAGTTCCTTCACCATTAATAGCCATCCTTCATCTTCTTTGGCTACCTGCAGTCATTCCACAATCTCTCCAAGATAG
- the LOC120087538 gene encoding G-type lectin S-receptor-like serine/threonine-protein kinase At5g24080 isoform X2 gives MAVGRANSLFLAFAFAWLIRACMAGQIGFRSRLLASDRNQVWFSDNGTFAFGFSPVSSSGGNVGDRFLLAIWFAELPGDRTVIWSANRNSPVSKNAIVELDGTGNLVLTNDGSAAVWSSNTSGDGAEFAVMSESGNFILFNAERSPVWQSFSHPSDTLLPNQPLSVSLELTTSKSPSHGGYYTLKMLQQRTTLKLALTFNLPESYEGLPESYANYSYWSAPEISNVTGEVIAVLDEGGSFGVVYGDSSNGAVYVYKNDNDNGGLSASTNQSIRNVRTQVVRRLTLESNGNLRLYRWDDDVNGSRQWVPEWAAVSNPCDIAGICGNGICYLDKSKTNASCSCLPGTFKDNGGSQCFENSSSVGKCGGQNHQSPSTQYRISPVQQTNYYYSEFSVIANYSDINTVSKCGDACLTDCECVASVYGLDDEKPYCWVLRSLDFGGFEDAGSTLFVKVKSNGSIPEANGPGAEGDSSGSAKEKATVIPIVLSMAFLIGLLCLLLYYNVHRRRAMKRAMENSLILSGAPMSFTHRDLQVRTNNFSEVLGTGGFGSVYKGSLGDGTLVAVKKLDRVFPHGEKEFITEVNTIGSMHHMNLVRLCGYCSEGSHRLLVYEFMKNGSLDKWIFPTHHNQDRILDWSTRFHVAVGTAQGIAYFHEQCRNRIIHCDIKPENILLDENFCPKVSDFGLAKLMGREHSHVVTMVRGTRGYLAPEWVSNRPITVKADVYSYGMLLLEIVGGRRNLDMSFDAEDFFYPGWAYKEMRNGTHFKVADRRLEGAVEEEELMRALKVAFWCIQDEVVTRPTMGDIVRMLEGSMEVDMPPMPQTVVELVEEGLDQVYRAMKRDINQSSSFTINSHPSSSLATCSHSTISPR, from the exons ATGGCTGTAGGCCGTGCCAATTCTTTGTTTTTGGCTTTCGCTTTTGCATGGCTCATTAGGGCTTGCATGGCCGGTCAAATTGGTTTTAGATCGAGGTTGCTAGCTAGTGATCGAAATCAAGTGTGGTTTTCTGATAATGGCACATTTGCATTTGGATTTAGTCCGGTGAGTAGTAGCGGTGGCAACGTCGGTGACCGATTTCTACTTGCCATTTGGTTTGCGGAGCTTCCGGGGGATCGAACTGTAATTTGGTCGGCTAATAG AAACTCTCCAGTCTCCAAGAATGCGATTGTGGAACTCGACGGCACCGGGAACCTCGTCCTCACCAACGACGGCAGCGCCGCCGTCTGGTCCTCCAACACCTCTGGAGATGGAGCAGAGTTTGCTGTCATGTCGGAATCCGGAAATTTCATTCTCTTCAACGCTGAACGAAGCCCTGTTTGGCAGAGCTTTTCACACCCTTCTGATACCCTTCTCCCAAATCAACCTCTATCAGTCTCTTTAGAGCTCACAACATCCAAATCCCCTTCCCATGGCGGATATTATACCCTAAAAATGCTCCAACAACGCACCACTCTCAAACTCGCCTTGACATTCAATTTGCCTGAAAGTTACGAGGGTTTGCCTGAATCTTACGCAAATTACTCATACTGGTCGGCCCCTGAAATTTCCAATGTAACGGGGGAAGTCATCGCTGTTTTAGACGAAGGTGGAAGCTTCGGTGTTGTGTATGGGGACTCCTCTAATGGTGCGGTTTATGTTTACAAAAACGATAACGATAATGGCGGATTATCGGCATCGACAAATCAGTCTATTCGTAATGTACGGACACAAGTTGTTCGACGATTGACCTTAGAGAGTAATGGGAACTTGCGTTTGTATCGATGGGATGATGATGTTAATGGGTCTCGTCAATGGGTGCCGGAATGGGCGGCGGTTTCAAATCCTTGTGATATTGCTGGAATTTGTGGAAATGGGATTTGCTATTTGGATAAAAGCAAGACGAATGCGTCTTGTTCTTGCTTGCCGGGGACTTTCAAGGACAACGGCGGCAGCCAATGCTTTGAAAATTCATCGTCGGTTGGGAAATGCGGTGGCCAAAATCATCAATCTCCCTCGACTCAGTACAGGATTTCTCCTGTTCAGCAAACAAATTACTATTATTCTGAGTTCTCTGTAATTGCAAATTACAGCGATATCAACACAGTATCGAAATGTGGTGATGCTTGCTTAACTGATTGTGAGTGTGTTGCTTCTGTTTATGGGCTTGACGATGAGAAGCCTTACTGTTGGGTGTTGAGAAGCTTAGATTTCGGTGGATTTGAGGATGCTGGTTCGACTCTCTTTGTGAAGGTCAAGTCTAATGGCTCAATACCAGAAGCCAACGGGCCAGGAGCTGAAGGAGATTCTTCAGGAAGTGCTAAAGAAAAGGCTACGGTAATTCCTATTGTTCTGAGTATGGCTTTTCTGATTGGGCTGCTGTGTCTGTTGTTATATTATAATGTTCATAGAAGAAGAGCTATGAAGAGAGCCATGGAGAACTCTCTCATCTTGTCTGGTGCTCCCATGAGTTTTACCCACCGTGATTTGCAGGTCCGGACGAACAATTTCTCCGAGGTTCTTGGAACAG gGGGATTTGGTAGTGTATATAAAGGAAGCCTTGGAGATGGGACTCTGGTAGCTGTGAAGAAACTTGACAGAGTTTTCCCTCATGGAGAGAAGGAGTTTATAACCGAAGTTAACACAATTGGATCTATGCATCACATGAACTTGGTTCGGCTCTGCGGATACTGCTCAGAAGGATCGCATAG GCTTTTAGTTTATGAGTTTATGAAAAATGGGTCATTGGACAAGTGGATATTTCCAACGCATCATAATCAAGACAGAATTTTAGATTGGTCGACTCGGTTTCACGTAGCTGTTGGCACAGCACAAGGGATTGCTTATTTCCATGAGCAATGCAGGAATAGGATCATACACTGTGATATCAAGCCAGAAAACATTCTATTGGATGAAAACTTTTGTCCCAAAGTTTCAGACTTTGGTCTGGCTAAGCTGATGGGAAGAGAGCACTCACATGTTGTAACAATGGTGAGAGGGACAAGAGGATATTTGGCTCCAGAGTGGGTTAGTAATCGCCCAATCACTGTTAAAGCCGATGTTTATAGCTATGGAATGCTTCTCTTGGAGATTGTTGGTGGCAGGAGAAACCTTGATATGTCTTTTGATGCTGAAGACTTCTTCTATCCTGGTTGGGCTTACAAG GAGATGAGGAATGGGACGCATTTCAAAGTTGCAGACAGGCGACTAGAGGGTGCAGTGGAGGAAGAAGAGCTTATGAGAGCATTGAAAGTTGCATTTTGGTGCATTCAAGATGAAGTTGTCACAAGACCGACGATGGGCGACATCGTGAGGATGTTGGAAGGATCGATGGAAGTTGACATGCCGCCAATGCCACAGACAGTGGTGGAGCTGGTTGAGGAAGGATTGGATCAAGTCTATAGAGCCATGAAAAGAGACATCAACCAGTCAAGTTCCTTCACCATTAATAGCCATCCTTCATCTTCTTTGGCTACCTGCAGTCATTCCACAATCTCTCCAAGATAG
- the LOC120087538 gene encoding G-type lectin S-receptor-like serine/threonine-protein kinase At5g24080 isoform X4, with protein sequence MSESGNFILFNAERSPVWQSFSHPSDTLLPNQPLSVSLELTTSKSPSHGGYYTLKMLQQRTTLKLALTFNLPESYEGLPESYANYSYWSAPEISNVTGEVIAVLDEGGSFGVVYGDSSNGAVYVYKNDNDNGGLSASTNQSIRNVRTQVVRRLTLESNGNLRLYRWDDDVNGSRQWVPEWAAVSNPCDIAGICGNGICYLDKSKTNASCSCLPGTFKDNGGSQCFENSSSVGKCGGQNHQSPSTQYRISPVQQTNYYYSEFSVIANYSDINTVSKCGDACLTDCECVASVYGLDDEKPYCWVLRSLDFGGFEDAGSTLFVKVKSNGSIPEANGPGAEGDSSGSAKEKATVIPIVLSMAFLIGLLCLLLYYNVHRRRAMKRAMENSLILSGAPMSFTHRDLQVRTNNFSEVLGTGGFGSVYKGSLGDGTLVAVKKLDRVFPHGEKEFITEVNTIGSMHHMNLVRLCGYCSEGSHRLLVYEFMKNGSLDKWIFPTHHNQDRILDWSTRFHVAVGTAQGIAYFHEQCRNRIIHCDIKPENILLDENFCPKVSDFGLAKLMGREHSHVVTMVRGTRGYLAPEWVSNRPITVKADVYSYGMLLLEIVGGRRNLDMSFDAEDFFYPGWAYKEMRNGTHFKVADRRLEGAVEEEELMRALKVAFWCIQDEVVTRPTMGDIVRMLEGSMEVDMPPMPQTVVELVEEGLDQVYRAMKRDINQSSSFTINSHPSSSLATCSHSTISPR encoded by the exons ATGTCGGAATCCGGAAATTTCATTCTCTTCAACGCTGAACGAAGCCCTGTTTGGCAGAGCTTTTCACACCCTTCTGATACCCTTCTCCCAAATCAACCTCTATCAGTCTCTTTAGAGCTCACAACATCCAAATCCCCTTCCCATGGCGGATATTATACCCTAAAAATGCTCCAACAACGCACCACTCTCAAACTCGCCTTGACATTCAATTTGCCTGAAAGTTACGAGGGTTTGCCTGAATCTTACGCAAATTACTCATACTGGTCGGCCCCTGAAATTTCCAATGTAACGGGGGAAGTCATCGCTGTTTTAGACGAAGGTGGAAGCTTCGGTGTTGTGTATGGGGACTCCTCTAATGGTGCGGTTTATGTTTACAAAAACGATAACGATAATGGCGGATTATCGGCATCGACAAATCAGTCTATTCGTAATGTACGGACACAAGTTGTTCGACGATTGACCTTAGAGAGTAATGGGAACTTGCGTTTGTATCGATGGGATGATGATGTTAATGGGTCTCGTCAATGGGTGCCGGAATGGGCGGCGGTTTCAAATCCTTGTGATATTGCTGGAATTTGTGGAAATGGGATTTGCTATTTGGATAAAAGCAAGACGAATGCGTCTTGTTCTTGCTTGCCGGGGACTTTCAAGGACAACGGCGGCAGCCAATGCTTTGAAAATTCATCGTCGGTTGGGAAATGCGGTGGCCAAAATCATCAATCTCCCTCGACTCAGTACAGGATTTCTCCTGTTCAGCAAACAAATTACTATTATTCTGAGTTCTCTGTAATTGCAAATTACAGCGATATCAACACAGTATCGAAATGTGGTGATGCTTGCTTAACTGATTGTGAGTGTGTTGCTTCTGTTTATGGGCTTGACGATGAGAAGCCTTACTGTTGGGTGTTGAGAAGCTTAGATTTCGGTGGATTTGAGGATGCTGGTTCGACTCTCTTTGTGAAGGTCAAGTCTAATGGCTCAATACCAGAAGCCAACGGGCCAGGAGCTGAAGGAGATTCTTCAGGAAGTGCTAAAGAAAAGGCTACGGTAATTCCTATTGTTCTGAGTATGGCTTTTCTGATTGGGCTGCTGTGTCTGTTGTTATATTATAATGTTCATAGAAGAAGAGCTATGAAGAGAGCCATGGAGAACTCTCTCATCTTGTCTGGTGCTCCCATGAGTTTTACCCACCGTGATTTGCAGGTCCGGACGAACAATTTCTCCGAGGTTCTTGGAACAG gGGGATTTGGTAGTGTATATAAAGGAAGCCTTGGAGATGGGACTCTGGTAGCTGTGAAGAAACTTGACAGAGTTTTCCCTCATGGAGAGAAGGAGTTTATAACCGAAGTTAACACAATTGGATCTATGCATCACATGAACTTGGTTCGGCTCTGCGGATACTGCTCAGAAGGATCGCATAG GCTTTTAGTTTATGAGTTTATGAAAAATGGGTCATTGGACAAGTGGATATTTCCAACGCATCATAATCAAGACAGAATTTTAGATTGGTCGACTCGGTTTCACGTAGCTGTTGGCACAGCACAAGGGATTGCTTATTTCCATGAGCAATGCAGGAATAGGATCATACACTGTGATATCAAGCCAGAAAACATTCTATTGGATGAAAACTTTTGTCCCAAAGTTTCAGACTTTGGTCTGGCTAAGCTGATGGGAAGAGAGCACTCACATGTTGTAACAATGGTGAGAGGGACAAGAGGATATTTGGCTCCAGAGTGGGTTAGTAATCGCCCAATCACTGTTAAAGCCGATGTTTATAGCTATGGAATGCTTCTCTTGGAGATTGTTGGTGGCAGGAGAAACCTTGATATGTCTTTTGATGCTGAAGACTTCTTCTATCCTGGTTGGGCTTACAAG GAGATGAGGAATGGGACGCATTTCAAAGTTGCAGACAGGCGACTAGAGGGTGCAGTGGAGGAAGAAGAGCTTATGAGAGCATTGAAAGTTGCATTTTGGTGCATTCAAGATGAAGTTGTCACAAGACCGACGATGGGCGACATCGTGAGGATGTTGGAAGGATCGATGGAAGTTGACATGCCGCCAATGCCACAGACAGTGGTGGAGCTGGTTGAGGAAGGATTGGATCAAGTCTATAGAGCCATGAAAAGAGACATCAACCAGTCAAGTTCCTTCACCATTAATAGCCATCCTTCATCTTCTTTGGCTACCTGCAGTCATTCCACAATCTCTCCAAGATAG